Genomic DNA from Marnyiella aurantia:
ATCTCACCCTATCGGGTGAGATTTCTTTTTATGCGGAAGTTACCAACCATATTTGTCCGAACCATTTCAACATTAAGTTTTAAAAAGATTCTGATGCTGATCAGGGCTACAGCACCTCATCCATTATTTACACTTTTAAGTTTTTATGCAACCATAAGATCTTTCGCACTGGCGCAGAAGCATTTCCCCAGAACCAGCTCGGCGAATGGCATCGGAAATGCCTACCGACACGCCTTATGGACTTGCCTGATTATGATGTACTGCTGCAAGATTTCATCGCCGCAAAAGGCACTTAACTTCTGCAAAAAGATTACAGACCTTCATGAGGAGCTCTTTCCGAATCAACCATTGGAAAAGAAGATGGACCTTCATAACAACCAGGTAGGAATGGATCTTTTTATGGAACTTCTGCAGGGCATCCACCGTCAGTTTTTCGAAACTTCCTTTTTTGTAGAAAAATTAATGGTTAAAACTAAAACTGCAGTAGTACTTTCAGACATTGACCAGGAACCTGTTGAGGAACTGCTATATCTAGAGGAGTAAACTGTTTCCGGAGTTCATTAACAAGACAGCCACTTCCTGAAGAAATGGCCGACCTGTCAATATTTAATCTAAAATTAAACTTCAACTGTTGCTGCACGGTAATTATGCACCAAATCCTGCTGCACATTTGTGGGCACCAACTGATAATCGGAAAACTTCATGCTGAATTTCGCTTTACCACCCGTAAGGGACCTCAGCGAAGACCCGTAGTCATTCATTTCGGCCAGCGGCACTTCGGCCATAATTTTCTGGTAATGACCTTCACTGTCCATGCCGGTTATCATGGCGCGGCGGGTTTGCAGGTCACCCATTACATCACCGGTGGTTTCTTCAGGGCAAAGAATT
This window encodes:
- a CDS encoding DUF6973 domain-containing protein, with amino-acid sequence MRKLPTIFVRTISTLSFKKILMLIRATAPHPLFTLLSFYATIRSFALAQKHFPRTSSANGIGNAYRHALWTCLIMMYCCKISSPQKALNFCKKITDLHEELFPNQPLEKKMDLHNNQVGMDLFMELLQGIHRQFFETSFFVEKLMVKTKTAVVLSDIDQEPVEELLYLEE